A single region of the Populus nigra chromosome 2, ddPopNigr1.1, whole genome shotgun sequence genome encodes:
- the LOC133681920 gene encoding YTH domain-containing protein ECT4-like isoform X2, whose amino-acid sequence MAATQSLSQPDPDRPSEEKPAESDNMEERTLSAKNETSVSPNSSQDTAPLGHPRNNTGQSEAFGSPGDRAVYPPNIYAPQAQAFYYRGYDNATGEWDEYPPYINAEGLEIGSPGVYNDNPSLVFHAGYGYSPQMPYGPYSPVTTPLPSVGGDAHLYSPQQFPFSGPPYYQHLGPPNMSYITSPSPISQPEFNTLANIDQQGDNMLFGPRPSYPPVGSISGGSFPGKHGFHDVQHGFDGLRSGGLWSAWSKPSDRNRPLSPFSPAVSPQPIGMLGSFGQNVGMASHQQRSFYGLESGSNSYKRAYLQSGYNQGSGFGSASISSLGTNSRGWLSLENSRLRGRSSISLCGCNGSLDILSEQNRGPRASKSKVQNTADHGPSVDDKKHSKPSAKIHDESYNQSDFVTEYKDAKFFIIKSYSEDNVHKSIKYGVWASTPNGNRKLDTAYHEAKDKQDPCPVFLLFSVNASAQFCGVAEMVGPVDFDKSVDYWQQDKWSGQFPVKWHIIKDVPNSQFRHIVLENNDNKPVTNSRDTQEVKLEQGVEMLNIFKNYETDTSILDDFDFYEDRQKAMQDRKARQQASLLAVGVVGESEHRNAVTLPTDIIKQMSKSFAQVICLDESSKEGIVSDRASSGTDGAVGTRVKLEDGITTVSPSQTS is encoded by the exons TCAGATAACATGGAGGAGCGG ACTCTATCAGCAAAAAATGAGACGTCAGTTTCTCCTAATTCCTCTCAGGATACAGCTCCTTTAGGTCATCCGAGGAATAACACAGGTCAATCTGAAGCTTTTGGTTCTCCTGGAGATCGTGCTGTCTATCCACCTAATATTTATGCCCCTCAGGCACAGGCGTTCTACTACAGGG GTTATGACAATGCGACTGGTGAATGGGATGAATATCCTCCATACATAAATGCTGAAGGGTTAGAAATTGGGTCACCT gGTGTCTACAATGATAATCCCTCTCTTGTATTTCATGCTGGATATGGATATAGTCCACAAATGCCCTATGGACCTTATTCTCCAGTCACCACTCCTTTACCTTCTGTCGGTGGTGATGCACACTTGTACTCCCCTCAGCAATTTCCATTTTCTGGGCCACCTTATTACCAGCATCTAGGTCCTCCTAATATGTCATATATTACCTCACCATCACCCATTTCACAACCAGAGTTCAACACATTGGCAAACATCGACCAACAAGGTGATAACATGCTTTTCGGCCCAAGGCCTAGTTATCCTCCTGTGGGATCAATTAGTGGAGGcagttttccaggaaaacatGGTTTCCATGATGTGCAGCATGGGTTTGATGGATTGAGATCTGGAGGACTTTGGTCAGCTTGGTCAAAGCCCTCTGATAGAAATAGGCCCTTGTCCCCCTTTTCACCTGCAGTTTCTCCACAGCCTATTGGCATGCTTGGGTCATTTGGGCAGAATGTTGGAATG GCATCTCATCAACAAAGATCATTTTATGGCCTTGAATCAGGTTCAAACTCCTACAAAAGAGCCTATCTGCAGAGTGGTTACAATCAGGGATCTGGTTTTGGAAGTGCATCAATTTCTAGTTTGGGGACAAACAGCCGGGGCTGGCTCTCCCTTGAAAACAGCAGATTGCGAGGAAGAAGCAGTATTTCCTTATGTGGCTGCAACGGTAGTCTTGATATTCTTAGCGAGCAAAACAGAGGTCCAAGGGCCTCAAAGTCTAAGGTTCAAAATACAGCTGATCATGGTCCTTCTGTTGATGATAAGAAACATAGCAAACCATCTGCCAAGATCCATGATGAGTCATACAACCAATCAGATTTTGTGACTGAATACAAGGATGCTAAGTTCTTCATCATCAAGTCATACAGTGAAGATAATGTTCACAAGAGCATCAAATATGGTGTTTGGGCCAGCACTCCAAATGGGAATAGAAAATTGGATACTGCCTATCATGAAGCTAAGGACAAGCAAGATCCTTGTCCTGTGTTTCTCTTATTTTCG GTGAATGCTAGTGCTCAATTCTGTGGGGTGGCTGAAATGGTTGGACCTGTTGACTTTGACAAGAGTGTGGATTACTGGCAGCAGGACAAGTGGAGTGGGCAGTTCCCTGTCAAATGGCACATTATTAAAGATGTCCCGAACAGCCAGTTTCGTCACATTGTTTTGGAAAATAATGACAACAAGCCTGTCACTAACAGTCGAGACACGCAGGAG GTGAAATTGGAGCAGGGTGTTGAGATGTTGAACATCTTTAAGAATTATGAAACTGATACATCTATCttagatgattttgatttttacgAGGATCGACAGAAAGCCATGCAAGATAGGAAGGCCAGACAGCAAGCCAGCCTGCTGGCTGTTGGTGTAGTCGGAGAAAGTGAGCACAGAAATGCAGTTACCTTGCCAACTGATATTATCAAGCAGATGTCAAAGAGTTTTGCTCAAGTTATCTGCTTGGATGAGTCTAGCAAAGAAGGCATTGTTTCTGATCGAGCTAGTTCTGGCACTGATGGTGCTGTGGGAACTAGAGTTAAATTGGAAGATGGTATCACAACTGTCTCCCCCTCACAGACCAGTTAG
- the LOC133681920 gene encoding YTH domain-containing protein ECT4-like isoform X3, translating into MDAEEKPAESDNMEERTLSAKNETSVSPNSSQDTAPLGHPRNNTGQSEAFGSPGDRAVYPPNIYAPQAQAFYYRGYDNATGEWDEYPPYINAEGLEIGSPGVYNDNPSLVFHAGYGYSPQMPYGPYSPVTTPLPSVGGDAHLYSPQQFPFSGPPYYQHLGPPNMSYITSPSPISQPEFNTLANIDQQGDNMLFGPRPSYPPVGSISGGSFPGKHGFHDVQHGFDGLRSGGLWSAWSKPSDRNRPLSPFSPAVSPQPIGMLGSFGQNVGMASHQQRSFYGLESGSNSYKRAYLQSGYNQGSGFGSASISSLGTNSRGWLSLENSRLRGRSSISLCGCNGSLDILSEQNRGPRASKSKVQNTADHGPSVDDKKHSKPSAKIHDESYNQSDFVTEYKDAKFFIIKSYSEDNVHKSIKYGVWASTPNGNRKLDTAYHEAKDKQDPCPVFLLFSVNASAQFCGVAEMVGPVDFDKSVDYWQQDKWSGQFPVKWHIIKDVPNSQFRHIVLENNDNKPVTNSRDTQEVKLEQGVEMLNIFKNYETDTSILDDFDFYEDRQKAMQDRKARQQASLLAVGVVGESEHRNAVTLPTDIIKQMSKSFAQVICLDESSKEGIVSDRASSGTDGAVGTRVKLEDGITTVSPSQTS; encoded by the exons TCAGATAACATGGAGGAGCGG ACTCTATCAGCAAAAAATGAGACGTCAGTTTCTCCTAATTCCTCTCAGGATACAGCTCCTTTAGGTCATCCGAGGAATAACACAGGTCAATCTGAAGCTTTTGGTTCTCCTGGAGATCGTGCTGTCTATCCACCTAATATTTATGCCCCTCAGGCACAGGCGTTCTACTACAGGG GTTATGACAATGCGACTGGTGAATGGGATGAATATCCTCCATACATAAATGCTGAAGGGTTAGAAATTGGGTCACCT gGTGTCTACAATGATAATCCCTCTCTTGTATTTCATGCTGGATATGGATATAGTCCACAAATGCCCTATGGACCTTATTCTCCAGTCACCACTCCTTTACCTTCTGTCGGTGGTGATGCACACTTGTACTCCCCTCAGCAATTTCCATTTTCTGGGCCACCTTATTACCAGCATCTAGGTCCTCCTAATATGTCATATATTACCTCACCATCACCCATTTCACAACCAGAGTTCAACACATTGGCAAACATCGACCAACAAGGTGATAACATGCTTTTCGGCCCAAGGCCTAGTTATCCTCCTGTGGGATCAATTAGTGGAGGcagttttccaggaaaacatGGTTTCCATGATGTGCAGCATGGGTTTGATGGATTGAGATCTGGAGGACTTTGGTCAGCTTGGTCAAAGCCCTCTGATAGAAATAGGCCCTTGTCCCCCTTTTCACCTGCAGTTTCTCCACAGCCTATTGGCATGCTTGGGTCATTTGGGCAGAATGTTGGAATG GCATCTCATCAACAAAGATCATTTTATGGCCTTGAATCAGGTTCAAACTCCTACAAAAGAGCCTATCTGCAGAGTGGTTACAATCAGGGATCTGGTTTTGGAAGTGCATCAATTTCTAGTTTGGGGACAAACAGCCGGGGCTGGCTCTCCCTTGAAAACAGCAGATTGCGAGGAAGAAGCAGTATTTCCTTATGTGGCTGCAACGGTAGTCTTGATATTCTTAGCGAGCAAAACAGAGGTCCAAGGGCCTCAAAGTCTAAGGTTCAAAATACAGCTGATCATGGTCCTTCTGTTGATGATAAGAAACATAGCAAACCATCTGCCAAGATCCATGATGAGTCATACAACCAATCAGATTTTGTGACTGAATACAAGGATGCTAAGTTCTTCATCATCAAGTCATACAGTGAAGATAATGTTCACAAGAGCATCAAATATGGTGTTTGGGCCAGCACTCCAAATGGGAATAGAAAATTGGATACTGCCTATCATGAAGCTAAGGACAAGCAAGATCCTTGTCCTGTGTTTCTCTTATTTTCG GTGAATGCTAGTGCTCAATTCTGTGGGGTGGCTGAAATGGTTGGACCTGTTGACTTTGACAAGAGTGTGGATTACTGGCAGCAGGACAAGTGGAGTGGGCAGTTCCCTGTCAAATGGCACATTATTAAAGATGTCCCGAACAGCCAGTTTCGTCACATTGTTTTGGAAAATAATGACAACAAGCCTGTCACTAACAGTCGAGACACGCAGGAG GTGAAATTGGAGCAGGGTGTTGAGATGTTGAACATCTTTAAGAATTATGAAACTGATACATCTATCttagatgattttgatttttacgAGGATCGACAGAAAGCCATGCAAGATAGGAAGGCCAGACAGCAAGCCAGCCTGCTGGCTGTTGGTGTAGTCGGAGAAAGTGAGCACAGAAATGCAGTTACCTTGCCAACTGATATTATCAAGCAGATGTCAAAGAGTTTTGCTCAAGTTATCTGCTTGGATGAGTCTAGCAAAGAAGGCATTGTTTCTGATCGAGCTAGTTCTGGCACTGATGGTGCTGTGGGAACTAGAGTTAAATTGGAAGATGGTATCACAACTGTCTCCCCCTCACAGACCAGTTAG
- the LOC133681920 gene encoding YTH domain-containing protein ECT4-like isoform X1: MAATQSLSQPDPDRPSDSTKSLSILIMDAEEKPAESDNMEERTLSAKNETSVSPNSSQDTAPLGHPRNNTGQSEAFGSPGDRAVYPPNIYAPQAQAFYYRGYDNATGEWDEYPPYINAEGLEIGSPGVYNDNPSLVFHAGYGYSPQMPYGPYSPVTTPLPSVGGDAHLYSPQQFPFSGPPYYQHLGPPNMSYITSPSPISQPEFNTLANIDQQGDNMLFGPRPSYPPVGSISGGSFPGKHGFHDVQHGFDGLRSGGLWSAWSKPSDRNRPLSPFSPAVSPQPIGMLGSFGQNVGMASHQQRSFYGLESGSNSYKRAYLQSGYNQGSGFGSASISSLGTNSRGWLSLENSRLRGRSSISLCGCNGSLDILSEQNRGPRASKSKVQNTADHGPSVDDKKHSKPSAKIHDESYNQSDFVTEYKDAKFFIIKSYSEDNVHKSIKYGVWASTPNGNRKLDTAYHEAKDKQDPCPVFLLFSVNASAQFCGVAEMVGPVDFDKSVDYWQQDKWSGQFPVKWHIIKDVPNSQFRHIVLENNDNKPVTNSRDTQEVKLEQGVEMLNIFKNYETDTSILDDFDFYEDRQKAMQDRKARQQASLLAVGVVGESEHRNAVTLPTDIIKQMSKSFAQVICLDESSKEGIVSDRASSGTDGAVGTRVKLEDGITTVSPSQTS, from the exons TCAGATAACATGGAGGAGCGG ACTCTATCAGCAAAAAATGAGACGTCAGTTTCTCCTAATTCCTCTCAGGATACAGCTCCTTTAGGTCATCCGAGGAATAACACAGGTCAATCTGAAGCTTTTGGTTCTCCTGGAGATCGTGCTGTCTATCCACCTAATATTTATGCCCCTCAGGCACAGGCGTTCTACTACAGGG GTTATGACAATGCGACTGGTGAATGGGATGAATATCCTCCATACATAAATGCTGAAGGGTTAGAAATTGGGTCACCT gGTGTCTACAATGATAATCCCTCTCTTGTATTTCATGCTGGATATGGATATAGTCCACAAATGCCCTATGGACCTTATTCTCCAGTCACCACTCCTTTACCTTCTGTCGGTGGTGATGCACACTTGTACTCCCCTCAGCAATTTCCATTTTCTGGGCCACCTTATTACCAGCATCTAGGTCCTCCTAATATGTCATATATTACCTCACCATCACCCATTTCACAACCAGAGTTCAACACATTGGCAAACATCGACCAACAAGGTGATAACATGCTTTTCGGCCCAAGGCCTAGTTATCCTCCTGTGGGATCAATTAGTGGAGGcagttttccaggaaaacatGGTTTCCATGATGTGCAGCATGGGTTTGATGGATTGAGATCTGGAGGACTTTGGTCAGCTTGGTCAAAGCCCTCTGATAGAAATAGGCCCTTGTCCCCCTTTTCACCTGCAGTTTCTCCACAGCCTATTGGCATGCTTGGGTCATTTGGGCAGAATGTTGGAATG GCATCTCATCAACAAAGATCATTTTATGGCCTTGAATCAGGTTCAAACTCCTACAAAAGAGCCTATCTGCAGAGTGGTTACAATCAGGGATCTGGTTTTGGAAGTGCATCAATTTCTAGTTTGGGGACAAACAGCCGGGGCTGGCTCTCCCTTGAAAACAGCAGATTGCGAGGAAGAAGCAGTATTTCCTTATGTGGCTGCAACGGTAGTCTTGATATTCTTAGCGAGCAAAACAGAGGTCCAAGGGCCTCAAAGTCTAAGGTTCAAAATACAGCTGATCATGGTCCTTCTGTTGATGATAAGAAACATAGCAAACCATCTGCCAAGATCCATGATGAGTCATACAACCAATCAGATTTTGTGACTGAATACAAGGATGCTAAGTTCTTCATCATCAAGTCATACAGTGAAGATAATGTTCACAAGAGCATCAAATATGGTGTTTGGGCCAGCACTCCAAATGGGAATAGAAAATTGGATACTGCCTATCATGAAGCTAAGGACAAGCAAGATCCTTGTCCTGTGTTTCTCTTATTTTCG GTGAATGCTAGTGCTCAATTCTGTGGGGTGGCTGAAATGGTTGGACCTGTTGACTTTGACAAGAGTGTGGATTACTGGCAGCAGGACAAGTGGAGTGGGCAGTTCCCTGTCAAATGGCACATTATTAAAGATGTCCCGAACAGCCAGTTTCGTCACATTGTTTTGGAAAATAATGACAACAAGCCTGTCACTAACAGTCGAGACACGCAGGAG GTGAAATTGGAGCAGGGTGTTGAGATGTTGAACATCTTTAAGAATTATGAAACTGATACATCTATCttagatgattttgatttttacgAGGATCGACAGAAAGCCATGCAAGATAGGAAGGCCAGACAGCAAGCCAGCCTGCTGGCTGTTGGTGTAGTCGGAGAAAGTGAGCACAGAAATGCAGTTACCTTGCCAACTGATATTATCAAGCAGATGTCAAAGAGTTTTGCTCAAGTTATCTGCTTGGATGAGTCTAGCAAAGAAGGCATTGTTTCTGATCGAGCTAGTTCTGGCACTGATGGTGCTGTGGGAACTAGAGTTAAATTGGAAGATGGTATCACAACTGTCTCCCCCTCACAGACCAGTTAG